The region CGGCATCTAGAAATATCATTTTATCAGTATGCTCATTTTTTGGCGCATTCTTAGCCTCATCGCCAAAATCAGAATCACTAAATACAGAGCCATCTTCATCGGTAAATGCTTGCTCTTCTAGTGTTTGGGCATAGTTTATGGAGAATAATCCAAAAACGAGTGTGATAGATAAAATGCCGCGCATATTCATTGCTTATTCCTTTTGCTCTACTTGAGTTTGTCTTTGCTCAAATGCTTTATCAAGCTGCTCTTTTATACTTTCTTGTGTCTCTTGCTCTTCATACTCTTGAATATCTTGTTGCTTATCTGCAGCAGATTCTGTATTTTCAGAATCTGTATAGTTAGAAATATCATCTTGTGGCGCAATCTCTATCTTGGGCGGTGTGCATTGACATTGCCACTGATTTTCAATCATTGTATGAATATTTTGGCTTTGCTGTTTTATTTGTTCTTCTTTTACTTGTGTATTTTTTAAATTTTTTTCTAATTGGGCAAATTCTCTTATCTCCTTGAGCGCATAAAAGCTTGATATACCAGCGATAAGACTTAAAATAACGGCTATGATGGTTGCGAAGTGCATTATTTCTCCTTTTGTTCAATTTGATTTTGCGTAGCAGAATCTGCTACTTGCTGCGTGTGTTCTGCGTTTGTGTTAGCAGTTTGAATTTGCGTGGATTGAGGTGCTGCCTCTACTTTTTGTGGCACTTGCGCATTATCTAATGTTTCAAGATTCTCCTTTTCTTTTTTTACCTCTTTATGTTTGTTCATCTTAGAATCTAAAAAACTAGAAAGTTTTGCGAATAGTTTGCCTATCTTTTCTATTTGGTGCGTAGAGAATGTCTTAAACTCTTTTTTTCTCTCATCTTGGGCAATAAGCTCTATAAATGCCTTGTATTTAAACTTTGATTCTTTTAATGTTTTAAAGAATGGCTTATAGGTGAGATAAAAACCACTAAAAATAACTGCAATGGCAATGGTTAGCATAATAACTCCTTATTCAAATGGATTTGGTTCATTGCGTTCTCCTTGTTGTTGGGATTGTTGCTTCATCTTAGATTCACGCTCTTTTTGCTCCTCAAGCTCTAGAGCTTCTTGTTGTTTTCTTTGGGCAGCTAGGATTTTTTCTTTCTCCTCCTGCTCTTTGCGCATTTTTTTAATCTCATCATTGAGTTCTTTTCTTTTTTGTGAAGGAGATTTTTGAGCTTCTTTCTCAAAGTCAAATTCTATTTTTGTCTCTTTATCGCTCTCATCTTTTGGCACATCGCCTTCTATGGTATCTTTATGTTTGTATTGGTAGTCATCTCTTAAAAACTCGTTGCTATCATTCTTGTTGATTTCTTTTTTCTTAATTTTTGACTTCACCAAATCAGGATTGACCTTATTTGCTTCATCAAGCTCTTTGATGGTGGCAATTTCAGTAACAGAATATTCTTTCACCTCAAAACCTGTTGGATTTTTAGGAATTGATTTAAAATCAATATCAAGCTCATTAAAGTGATATATGAGGGAGATTCTGTATCTTTTTTGACTTTGTAGCACTCCTACTGCAAATAACCCAATTTGTGCCTCTACTTGAGCATAACCATCTTTAATGATAGCCACATTGACAATGCGCACACCACGCTCTAGATTAGAATTACCATAAATAGAATCTTCTTGGGCTACGATATTTTCAAAAGTCTGCCATACCTTTTGTGAGCTTTGTAATCTCACAACCTCATATCTTTCTGTATCATCAAAGCGATTAATAGTTTCTCTATTTAGCACATAGGCACTAATTAGGCTACGCACTAGAGCTTGATTGGCAGTGATTTTTTCATTAGCTTTTTCAATATGCACAAAATTCTGTGTAGCATTAGAAAACCCCACAAGATAAGGCTCTTTTTCTTTTAGGGGAAAAAGGCAGATAATAAGGATAAGCTGCACAATGGCAAGCGCAATAAGTCCTTTATTGAGATTTACAACAAACTCGTGTGTTTTTTGTTCTGTGCGTAACAACACATTAGCGTCTTGTATGGTTTGAAAAATAGTATCTATCTTGATATGCTTTGCTTCATTCATGCGTTTAATGCCGCTTTTGAGTTTCTCACTTATTGTAGTATGCTGCGCATTATCTTGAGTCTCTTTGGGCTTTTGATTTGGCATTTCAAAATACTTTTCTTCCATACACACTTCTTTAGGCTAGATTATCTATAGCAATAAATAGACTTTTGTCACACGCACAAGGAGATGGCTTCATCTCATAGCGTTTTGCGTCTTTCATAGCTGCACAACCACTTAAATAAATGCTAATAGCTATGAGGGCTAAAAGTAATCCTATGTAGATAATTTGTGTCATTTTCATTGCTCACTCCTTTAAATTACTTGGGGCTACTATCGTTATTTTTGAAGCTTTGATTGGTAATCTCATTGCTTCCTTTTAGCCCTGTTTTTGCTCCCTTTGAAGCTCCCTGCAGAGCATTTGTGCCAACATCTTTTGCTAGACCTCCTATGCCTTGAATTGCTCCTGAACCTATCGAGGCAATTTTGGATAATGCAGGATTGTTGTGCATTGCACCACTTGCGGCACTTGTGGCTTTATTAATGCCTGCATTAATACTTCTTGCTACACCTCCTGCAGCCGCTTTTTCGTTTCCTGCGGCTTTGGCTAGTCCTGCAAGCCCTTTGCCTGCAGCGTGAGTTGCTCCTCCTGTAGCCACAGCAGCAGCTGCATTAAGCGCACCTCCTACACCTCCACCCCCTGCTTGTGAAGCTGTTTTTGCCAATCCTGCTGCACCACCTCCCATCATTCCTGCAGCAGCTCCCATTACGCCCATCATAGCTTTTTGTCCCATTCCTGCTATGCCCTCACCAATGCCGCCGCCTGCACCCATAATTTGTTGTATGATGTTCGGAACCTGCTTGACAAGATAGGTTGAAATCAATACTCCCAAGATACCTGTTACCACTTTTGACATAATGTCTGCGTTTTGTGCGACATCTCCTAAGATATTGCTCCACGCATCGCTATTGTTGGAGGTTAGTGCAAGAATTTCATTTTTCAAAGCATTCATAATAGAGATGTTAAAGAGTGCCACGAGCATAAGCAGTGGTTTATACATTGTGAGGGCAAAAATCATCGAGAGCCACTTAAATGCCATTCCCCGCGTTTGCGGTAAATAGAGACAAATAAGCATTATGGGAAATAAGGATTGCAAAAAGACAATTTGAATGTATGTTACAATGATAACTAAGATAACTATGCAGATAAAAATCATACATACGACAAATAAGACTATAGAGACGGCAGCGACAACAAAGAATATGCCCAAGTTGCTTCCTGTCCAGCCTATTTTGGTAGAGCTTATAGCCGAACTCATAATATCCTTTGCGGCTATATAAGTTCCCTCTACTACCTTATCTATAGAATCTGTGCCGCTTTGCATTGTTGTTCCAGCTACACTTGAGATACCTGCTGTGCCTTTTGCAAGTAAATCCATAATAATGCTGCTAGGGTAGTCAATAAAAGAATCAAATGCTTGCTTAAAATCCATAGGATTTTGAATAATTCTATTCATAATATATAAGAATGTAAGAAAACATATCATTGATGTGAGATTTTTCCAAGTGATAAAATCTCCCTCTTGCACTTTTTTGACTACCCATAGTGAAATGCCAAAAACACCTATGAAATTTGTAATTTGCCTTACTTTCATTAATTGAAACAGCTGCGTGGCAACATCATTGATAAAAGTATTAAGAATTTGCTGAAATCTGCTCATTACAATACTATAAAAGCCTGCTCCGCCTGTTTTGTAGCCACTATCAGCCCAGATTTCTTGTGGTAGGCATATAAAACTTAGGGCGATAAGTATGAGGAGGATTCTGCTCTTATTCATTGAGAAACTCCTCTCTCCAATTGGCATTGTTTGTAGATTTAATTTTCTTCACTTTTTGCACAACTTTAGAATCTGAAGATAAGACCTTAAGATATTTGCCAAGCTTTGCAAGATTAACATCTAAGATATTACTTTGATTTGTAATAAGGTTTTTAAGCAGCACTTTTCGCTCATTTTGTCCAGTATTGAGCAAAAAAGCCATTTCATTATCAGAAAGGTGGATATTATATTTTTCAAACACCTCAATATCTTTAGTGGGAAAAATAATGATATGGGCTAAATTTCTTAAAAATGAATCAGCATTTTTGACACCATTAAGCTGATGTAAGTCTTGCAAAGCCATTGCCATCACAGAATTAAGCTTTCGCATTTGTGTTAAGGTAATATTAATCCTATCGTTAAAAGCCTCATTGCCAAGATAGCTTTTAAATTCATCAATAAAAATAAAAGTGCCTTTATCATTGTTCTTAGCGCGGTATGTAAGCTTTTGGAATAGATATTGAGCTACAAGTGCGGCATCTTTTTCGTTATTGACAATAAAATCCATATTAAGAGTGGTGAGCTTTTTGTCAAACTCTAAGGAATCTTTGGTGGAGTTAAAAAGAGAATTATTTTGATATTTTTCAAGTTGGATTCTAATTTGTTCATCATTAGTTTTAATCACACCTTCTTTAAAATCCTTTAGGTTTGCTTCATATCCTTGTGCGGCAATTACATTATGATAGAGGTCTTCTACGCCTTTTTCAATGGCTTTAATTTTTTGAGCCTCTAGCTCATTTGTAGCATTGACATCTAAGCCCACCATTTGACAAATCCACGATGATAAAAAGGTAATATTTTCTTTGTCGTTAGGAAGGGTAAAAGGATTCATTGAAAAATCTTCACCGACATTGTATTCACCATTAAGAAACTCTGTAATGGCATATAATCCATTTAGTCTATCAAGTGCGAGAATATCAATATTGTATTTGAATAGATTGGCAATAATAAAGGAGAGCAGTGTTGTTTTCCCTGCACCAGTCCCACCTATAATCATTGTATGCCCAACTACATAGTCATCATCATTTGCGTGAAAATTAAACAAAAATGGTGATTGTGATTGATTTTTAAAAATAGTTACAGGCGTTTCTCCCCACGAATTACGCGTTTTGCCAATATATTCTTTTTCAAACAGAATCATTGAGCTAATCGTAGAACTTGTATGAACACGCTTTCTAGCATTAAGATAAGATTTGTTTGGAAACATTGAGAAAAATGTAGGCTGTAAATTAAGAGTTTCTGTAACTGCTACAAGTCCATAGTTTTTGAAAAGATTGAGTATATCCATAGAGTTGCTATTTAACTCCTCTTTACTCTTAGCCTTCACAAGGATAGCAAATGAGAAGTTTTGAGCAAAAAGCCTATCTGAATCTATAAGCTCCTTTAGTTCATATAATTGAGCCTTAGCAATATTTGGCGCAAGCTTAATTTTTGATTTGATGAGACTTTGGGCTTTTTCCTTTGAGACAGAATCTATGCTAAGATAAATATCAAACTCAATAGGGCTATGCAAAATATTTGAGGTAAGTAAGCTAGTGATATTTTCACAATCATAAGCTTTTATGCCGATGAAACGATTAAAGGTTTGAGTGCCATTATAGTTTTGG is a window of Helicobacter jaachi DNA encoding:
- a CDS encoding FtsK/SpoIIIE domain-containing protein, yielding MNLTETFKQYISNFIFSAVPNSYSMCEENNILGLYDERFLITKTENFVAGITLEGINYNTFREQEGLDTMLSRINALNALSDSVEARIIAKRRQLIYNQEYHIDNPYAKEIINAWERRERVYVNEYFIILETKNKGAKGFFEKKKLEMTTSIKEDGANNITYTNKLSVLKATLERVTKTLSQYEVKEMTSVELLRFYAEYINGIYIPIKPTDGLLSDSYIASDVSFHKDYFIQNYNGTQTFNRFIGIKAYDCENITSLLTSNILHSPIEFDIYLSIDSVSKEKAQSLIKSKIKLAPNIAKAQLYELKELIDSDRLFAQNFSFAILVKAKSKEELNSNSMDILNLFKNYGLVAVTETLNLQPTFFSMFPNKSYLNARKRVHTSSTISSMILFEKEYIGKTRNSWGETPVTIFKNQSQSPFLFNFHANDDDYVVGHTMIIGGTGAGKTTLLSFIIANLFKYNIDILALDRLNGLYAITEFLNGEYNVGEDFSMNPFTLPNDKENITFLSSWICQMVGLDVNATNELEAQKIKAIEKGVEDLYHNVIAAQGYEANLKDFKEGVIKTNDEQIRIQLEKYQNNSLFNSTKDSLEFDKKLTTLNMDFIVNNEKDAALVAQYLFQKLTYRAKNNDKGTFIFIDEFKSYLGNEAFNDRINITLTQMRKLNSVMAMALQDLHQLNGVKNADSFLRNLAHIIIFPTKDIEVFEKYNIHLSDNEMAFLLNTGQNERKVLLKNLITNQSNILDVNLAKLGKYLKVLSSDSKVVQKVKKIKSTNNANWREEFLNE
- a CDS encoding VirB8/TrbF family protein → MEEKYFEMPNQKPKETQDNAQHTTISEKLKSGIKRMNEAKHIKIDTIFQTIQDANVLLRTEQKTHEFVVNLNKGLIALAIVQLILIICLFPLKEKEPYLVGFSNATQNFVHIEKANEKITANQALVRSLISAYVLNRETINRFDDTERYEVVRLQSSQKVWQTFENIVAQEDSIYGNSNLERGVRIVNVAIIKDGYAQVEAQIGLFAVGVLQSQKRYRISLIYHFNELDIDFKSIPKNPTGFEVKEYSVTEIATIKELDEANKVNPDLVKSKIKKKEINKNDSNEFLRDDYQYKHKDTIEGDVPKDESDKETKIEFDFEKEAQKSPSQKRKELNDEIKKMRKEQEEKEKILAAQRKQQEALELEEQKERESKMKQQSQQQGERNEPNPFE
- a CDS encoding type IV secretion system protein encodes the protein MNKSRILLILIALSFICLPQEIWADSGYKTGGAGFYSIVMSRFQQILNTFINDVATQLFQLMKVRQITNFIGVFGISLWVVKKVQEGDFITWKNLTSMICFLTFLYIMNRIIQNPMDFKQAFDSFIDYPSSIIMDLLAKGTAGISSVAGTTMQSGTDSIDKVVEGTYIAAKDIMSSAISSTKIGWTGSNLGIFFVVAAVSIVLFVVCMIFICIVILVIIVTYIQIVFLQSLFPIMLICLYLPQTRGMAFKWLSMIFALTMYKPLLMLVALFNISIMNALKNEILALTSNNSDAWSNILGDVAQNADIMSKVVTGILGVLISTYLVKQVPNIIQQIMGAGGGIGEGIAGMGQKAMMGVMGAAAGMMGGGAAGLAKTASQAGGGGVGGALNAAAAVATGGATHAAGKGLAGLAKAAGNEKAAAGGVARSINAGINKATSAASGAMHNNPALSKIASIGSGAIQGIGGLAKDVGTNALQGASKGAKTGLKGSNEITNQSFKNNDSSPK